A region of Plectropomus leopardus isolate mb chromosome 16, YSFRI_Pleo_2.0, whole genome shotgun sequence DNA encodes the following proteins:
- the myh6 gene encoding myosin-6 gives MGDSLMAEFGKAAPYLRKSDKERLEAQTRPFDIKVECFVVDEKVEYMKGQIQSKEGGMVTVKKEDGNTATVKESDVHPQNPPKFDKIEDMAMFTFLHEPAVLFNLKERYAAWMIYTYSGLFCVTVNPYKWLPVYDAEVVAAYRGKKRTEAPPHIFSISDNAYQYMLTDRENQSVLITGESGAGKTVNTKRVIQYFASIAAVGGGKKDSSKGTLEDQIIQANPALEAFGNAKTLRNDNSSRFGKFIRIHFGTSGKLSSADIETYLLEKSRVTFQLKAERNYHIFYQILSNQKPELLDMLLITNNPYDYSYISQGEVTVASINDSEELMATDSAFDVLGFTADEKMGVYKLTGAIMHYGNMKFKQKQREEQAEPDGTEAADKSAYLMGLNSADLIKGLCHPRVKVGNEYVTKGQSVDQVYYSLGALAKSVYEKMFNWMVVRINQSLDTKQHRQYFIGVLDIAGFEIFDFNTFEQLCINYTNEKLQQFFNHHMFVLEQEEYKKEGIDWEFIDFGMDLQACIDLIEKPLGILSILEEECMFPKASDQTFKSKLYDNHLGKNKMFEKPRAAKGKAEAHFALVHYAGTVDYNIGNWLVKNKDPLNETVVGLYQKSSLKLLSLLFSSYSGADGGEKAGGKGAKKKGSSFQTVSALHRENLNKLMTNLKTTHPHFVRCLIPNERKTPGVMDNCLVMHQLRCNGVLEGIRICRKGFPNRVLYGDFKQRYRILNASAIPEGQFIDCKKSAEKLLGSLDIDHTQYKFGHTKVFFKAGLLGTLEEMRDEQLSRIITRIQANARAILMRAEFAKLVERRDALMVIQWNLRSFLGVKNWPWMKLFFKIKPLLKSAESEKEMANMKDEFNKLKEALEKSETRRKELEEKIVTLLQEKNDLTLQIQSEQDTLTDAEERCEQLIKSKIQLEAKLKEMTERLEDEEELNADLTAKKRKLEDECSELKKDIDDLELTLAKVEKEKHATENKVKNLTEEMASQDENIMKLTKEKRALQEAHQQTLDDLQSEEDKANSLTKAKVKLEQQVDDLEGSLEQEKKVRMDLERAKRKFEGDLKLTQESLMDLENDKQQLEERLKKKDFEIVQINSRLEDEQVASVQLQKKLKENQARIEELEEELDAERAARAKVEKQRSDLSRELEDISERLEEAGGATSAQVELNKKRDAEFQKLRRELEESTLQHESTAASLRKKHADSVAELGEQIDNLQRVKQKLEKEKSELKLELDDLCSNMESVVKAKSNIEKMCRTMEDNMNEYKSKYEESQRTINDLTTQKAKLLTENGEFGRQLEEKESLISQLTRGKNSYNQQVEDLRRQLEEEVKAKNALAHAVQSARHDCDLLREQFEEEQEAKAELQRALSKSNTEVSAWRTKYETDGIQRTEELEEAKKKLVQRLQEAEEAIEAVNAKCSSLEKTKHRLQNEIEDLMLDLERSNAASAALDKKQRAFDKVMAEWKQKFEESQCELEASQKEARSLSTELFKLRNAYEESLDQLETMKRENKNLQEEISDLTDQLGEGGRSAHELEKIRKQLEQEKAELQSALEEAEGSLEHEESKILRAQLDFNQVKADMERKLAEKDEEMEQAKRNYQRMLESLQSSLEAETRSRNEALRVKKKMEGDLNEMEIQLSQANRQAADAQKQLKSLQAFLKDSQLQLDDAQHSNDDLRENIGLLERRNNLIQAELEEVRAALEQTERSRKLAEQELTDATERMQLLHSQNTSLINQKKKHEADLMHLQSEMEEAIQENRNAEEKAKKAITDAAMMAEELKKEQDTSAHLERMKKNMEQTIKDLQHRLDEAEQIAMKGGKKQLQKLEARIKELENELEAEQRRGAESIKGVRKYERRIKELTYQTEEDRKNMARLQDLVDKLQLKVKSYKHAAEEAEEAANTNMAKLRKLQHELEEAEERADIAESQVNKLRAKTRDGSSKKGLDE, from the coding sequence ATGGGTGACTCTCTGATGGCCGAGTTCGGAAAGGCGGCTCCATACCTGAGGAAGTCAGACAAAGAGCGTCTGGAGGCCCAGACCAGACCCTTTGACATCAAGGTCGAATGCTTTGTGGTGGACGAGAAGGTCGAGTATATGAAGGGACAAATCCAGAGCAAAGAGGGAGGAATGGTGACAGTGAAGAAGGAGGATGGAAATACAGCAACAGTTAAGGAGTCGGACGTCCACCCTCAGAACCCGCCAAAATTTGATAAAATCGAAGATATGGCGATGTTCACTTTCCTCCACGAGCCCGCTGTGCTGTTTAACCTCAAAGAGCGTTATGCTGCTTGGATGATCTACACCTACTCTGGTCTCTTCTGTGTCACCGTCAACCCCTACAAGTGGCTTCCTGTCTACGATGCAGAGGTGGTGGCGGCTTACAGGGGGAAGAAGAGAACCGAGGCTCCCCCTCATATCTTCTCCATCTCTGATAATGCTTACCAGTACATGCTGACCGACCGGGAGAACCAGTCTGTCCTCATCACTGGAGAATCTGGAGCCGGGAAGACGGTGAACACCAAGAGAGTTATCCAGTACTTTGCCAGCATCGCTGCAGTCGGTGGTGGCAAAAAAGACAGCAGCAAGGGGACACTGGAGGACCAGATCATTCAGGCAAACCCCGCGCTGGAGGCTTTCGGTAATGCCAAAACATTGAGAAACGACAACTCGTCTCGTTTTGGAAAATTCATCCGGATTCACTTTGGTACGAGTGGCAAACTGTCGTCTGCCGACATCGAGACGTACCTGCTGGAGAAGTCACGCGTCACCTTTCAGCTCAAGGCTGAGAGGAACTACCACATCTTCTACCAGATCCTGTCCAATCAAAAGCCAGAGCTGCTGGACATGCTGCTGATCACCAACAACCCGTATGACTACTCCTACATCTCCCAAGGAGAGGTAACCGTCGCCTCCATCAACGACTCGGAGGAGCTGATGGCCACCGACAGTGCTTTCGACGTGCTCGGCTTCACCGCGGACGAGAAGATGGGCGTCTATAAACTGACTGGCGCCATCATGCATTACGGCAACATGAAGTTCAAACAGAAGCAGCGCGAGGAGCAGGCGGAGCCGGATGGGACTGAGGCCGCTGATAAATCGGCGTACCTGATGGGGCTGAACTCTGCTGACCTCATCAAAGGGCTGTGCCATCCCAGAGTCAAGGTCGGAAACGAATACGTCACCAAAGGCCAAAGTGTGGACCAGGTCTACTACTCCCTGGGTGCTCTGGCCAAGTCAGTGTATGAAAAGATGTTCAACTGGATGGTGGTGAGAATCAACCAATCGCTGGACACCAAGCAGCATCGTCAGTACTTCATAGGAGTGCTGGACATTGCTGGATTTGAGATCTTTGATTTCAACACCTTTGAGCAGCTGTGCATCAACTACACCAACGAGAAGCTGCAACAGTTTTTCAACCATCACATGTTCGTTCTGGAGCAAGAAGAATACAAGAAAGAAGGCATTGACTGGGAGTTCATTGACTTTGGGATGGACTTACAAGCTTGCATTGACCTCATCGAGAAGCCGCTGGGAATCCTGTCGATTCTGGAGGAGGAGTGCATGTTTCCCAAAGCCAGTGACCAGACCTTCAAGTCCAAGCTTTATGATAATCATCTGggcaagaacaaaatgtttgaGAAGCCGAGGGCTGCAAAGGGGAAAGCAGAGGCTCATTTCGCCCTGGTTCACTACGCCGGCACGGTGGACTACAACATTGGCAACTGGCTGGTCAAAAACAAAGACCCCCTGAACGAAACTGTGGTTGGTCTGTACCAGAAATCTTCTCTGAAGCTTCTCAGTCTGCTGTTTTCGAGCTATTCAGGAGCCGATGGCGGAGAAAAAGCAGGCGGCAAAGGAGCCAAGAAGAAAGGTTCCTCGTTTCAGACTGTGTCGGCTCTTCACAGGGAAAACCTGAACAAGCTCATGACCAACCTGAAGACCACACATCCCCACTTTGTCCGCTGTCTGATTCCTAATGAGAGGAAGACTCCAGGGGTGATGGACAACTGCCTCGTGATGCACCAGCTGCGCTGTAACGGCGTCCTGGAGGGCATTCGAATCTGCAGGAAAGGTTTCCCAAACAGGGTCCTCTACGGTGACTTCAAACAACGGTACAGGATTCTGAATGCCTCCGCCATCCCTGAAGGCCAGTTCATTGACTGCAAGAAGAgtgctgaaaagctgctgggaTCGCTGGACATCGACCACACTCAGTACAAGTTTGGCCACACCAAAGTCTTCTTTAAAGCTGGTCTGCTGGGGACGCTGGAGGAGATGAGGGATGAGCAACTCTCTCGAATCATCACCAGGATCCAGGCCAACGCCCGGGCGATCCTCATGAGGGCAGAGTTTGCCAAGCTGGTGGAACGTAGAGATGCCCTGATGGTCATCCAATGGAACCTGCGCTCCTTTCTGGGCGTGAAAAACTGGCCATGGATGAAGCTCTTCTTCAAGATCAAACCTCTGCTGAAGAGCGCCGAATCTGAGAAGGAGATGGCAAACATGAAGGACGAATTCAACAAGCTGAAAGAAGCCCTGGAGAAATCAGAAACAAGACGCAAGGAGCTAGAGGAGAAAATAGTGACTCTTCTCCAAGAGAAGAACGATCTGACTCTGCAGATTCAGTCTGAACAGGACACACTGACAGATGCCGAAGAACGCTGCGAACAGCTCATCAAGAGCAAGATTCAACTGGAGGCCAAGCTGAAAGAGATGACAGAGCGActggaagatgaagaggagctGAACGCAGATCTCACAGCTAAGAAACGTAAGCTTGAAGACGAATGCTCCGAGCTGAAGAAAGATATCGATGACCTGGAACTGACGCTGGCCAAggtggagaaagagaaacacGCCACAGAGAATAAGGTGAAAAACCTGACAGAGGAGATGGCATCCCAGGATGAAAACATCATGAAACTGACCAAAGAGAAGAGGGCGCTGCAGGAGGCTCACCAGCAGACACTGGATGACCTTCAGAGTGAAGAGGACAAAGCCAACAGCCTGACCAAAGCCAAAGTTAAGCTGGAGCAACAGGTGGACGATCTAGAGGGCTCGCTGGAGCAAGAGAAGAAAGTCAGGATGGATCTTGAGCGTGCAAAGAGGAAGTTTGAAGGAGACCTGAAACTGACACAGGAGAGTTTGATGGACCTAGAAAACGACAAGCAGCAGCTAGAGgaaagactgaaaaagaaagattttgaGATCGTCCAAATAAATTCAAGACTGGAAGATGAGCAGGTTGCTTCAGTTCAGCTCCAGAAGAAGCTGAAAGAAAACCAGGCGAGAATCgaagagctggaggaggagctggacgCAGAGCGTGCAGCCCGGGCCAAAGTTGAGAAGCAGCGCTCCGATCTTTCCCGCGAGCTGGAGGACATCAGTGAGCGGCTGGAGGAGGCAGGCGGAGCAACGTCGGCGCAGGTGGagctgaacaaaaaaagagatgctgAATTTCAGAAGCTGCGTCGGGAGTTGGAGGAATCCACCCTCCAACACGAGTCAACAGCCGCCTCCCTGAGGAAGAAACACGCCGACAGCGTCGCAGAACTGGGTGAGCAGATTGATAATCTGCAGCGCGTGAAGCAGAAGCTGGAGAAGGAAAAGAGTGAGCTGAAGCTGGAACTGGACGACTTGTGCTCCAACATGGAGAGCGTGGTGAAGGCTAAATCAAACATTGAGAAGATGTGCCGCACGATGGAAGACAACATGAATGAGTACAAGAGCAAATATGAGGAATCTCAGCGCACCATCAATGACCTGACTACCCAGAAGGCCAAGCTGCTTACAGAGAACGGCGAGTTTGGACGTcagctggaggagaaggagagtcTGATCTCACAGCTGACCAGAGGGAAGAACTCCTACAACCAGCAGGTCGAAGATCTACGCagacagctggaggaggaggtcaAGGCAAAGAATGCCCTCGCTCACGCTGTGCAATCTGCTCGTCACGACTGCGATCTGCTCCGAGAGCAGtttgaggaggagcaggaggccaaggctgagctgcagagagctCTGTCCAAATCCAACACAGAGGTCTCAGCGTGGAGGACCAAATATGAAACGGATGGGATCCAGAGAACGGAGGAACTGGAAGAGGCGAAGAAGAAACTGGTTCAGAGGCTGCAGGAGGCCGAGGAGGCCATCGAGGCTGTGAATGCAAAGTGTTCATCCCTTGAGAAGACCAAACACCGCCTTCAAAATGAGATTGAAGACCTGATGCTGGACCTTGAGAGATCCAACGCAGCATCCGCAGCCCTGGACAAAAAGCAAAGAGCCTTTGACAAAGTCATGGCGGAGTGGAAGCAGAAGTTTGAGGAGTCGCAGTGTGAGCTTGAGGCTTCTCAGAAAGAGGCTCGGTCTCTGAGCACCGAACTCTTCAAACTGAGGAATGCCTACGAGGAGTCTCTGGACCAACTTGAGACaatgaagagagaaaacaagaaccTCCAAGAGGAGATCTCCGACCTCACTGACCAGCTGGGGGAGGGTGGCAGGAGCGCTCACGAGCTGGAGAAGATCCGGAAGCAGCTAGAGCAAGAAAAGGCTGAGCTGCAGTCGGCACTGGAGGAGGCAGAAGGCTCTCTGGAGCACGAAGAGAGCAAGATCCTCCGAGCTCAGCTGGATTTCAACCAAGTGAAGGCCGACATGGAGCGCAAGCTGGCGGAGAAAGACGAGGAAATGGAGCAGGCAAAGAGGAACTACCAACGCATGCTTGAGTCTCTTCAGTCCTCTCTAGAAGCTGAAACCAGGAGCCGCAATGAGGCCCTGAGAGTCAAGAAGAAGATGGAAGGTGACCTCAACGAAATGGAGATCCAGCTCAGCCAAGCCAACAGGCAGGCTGCTGACGCCCAGAAACAGCTCAAGAGCCTCCAGGCCTTCCTGAAGGActctcagctgcagctggaCGACGCACAGCACAGCAATGATGACCTGAGAGAGAACATCGGTCTCCTTGAACGCCGAAACAACCTGATCCAGGCTGAGCTGGAGGAAGTGAGGGCCGCCCTGGAGCAGACAGAAAGGAGCCGGAAACTGGCCGAACAGGAGCTGACCGACGCCACAGAGCGCATGCAGCTCCTGCACTCGCAGAACACAAGCTTGATCAACCAGAAAAAGAAGCACGAGGCAGACCTCATGCACCTGCAGAGCGAGATGGAGGAGGCCATACAGGAGAACCGCAATGCTGAGGAGAAGGCAAAGAAGGCCATCACAGACGCAGCCATGATGGCTgaggagctgaagaaggagCAGGACACCAGCGCCCACCTGGAGCGCATGAAGAAGAACATGGAGCAGACCATCAAAGACCTGCAGCACCGCTTGGACGAGGCTGAGCAGATCGCCATGAAGGGCGGCAAGAAGCAGCTCCAGAAACTGGAGGCTCGCATCAAAGAGCTGGAGAACGAGCTGGAGGCGGAGCAGAGGAGGGGAGCAGAGTCCATCAAGGGGGTCCGCAAATATGAGCGCCGCATCAAGGAGCTCACCTACCAGACAGAGGAGGACCGCAAAAACATGGCACGTCTGCAGGACCTGGTGGACAAGCTGCAGCTGAAGGTCAAGTCCTACAAACACGCAGccgaggaggctgaggaggcgGCAAACACCAACATGGCCAAACTCCGCAAGCTGCAGCACGAGCTGGAAGAGGCCGAGGAGAGAGCCGACATCGCCGAGTCGCAGGTCAACAAGCTGAGGGCCAAGACCAGGGATGGATCCTCCAAGAAGGGCCTGGACGAGTGA
- the cep43 gene encoding FGFR1 oncogene partner, with protein sequence MSIVRRKFDSYDKDGSGSVLRDDLTSVFTDLFPALSKNMLARFITDELRAADKTFSKTIDFQLFVGFYRRLFSQCRSVVVQDSDVSVPPEEKSAPPVSKIPRYKGGQSQTAAKDSESAASLGKGDFQPPSFRHNEASDHRKRERPDLDLEVEDDPDDGDSFFDDPLPKPQKTYGCRSSPLGEKDSSERTNSHKDLSVLAADSEDEPDDRLSEHSRSSELSFKLRVNGNPPTFSEHSSSLGDV encoded by the exons ATGTCAATCGTTCGGAGGAAGTTTGACTCATACGACAAG GACGGGAGCGGCTCGGTGCTGAGAGACGATCTGACGAGCGTCTTCACGGACCTGTTCCCCGCTCTCAGCAA GAACATGTTGGCGAGGTTCATCACTGACGAgctcagagctgcagacaaAACCTTCTCCAAAA CGATAGACTTCCAGCTGTTTGTGGGCTTTTACAGGCGTCTCTTCTCTCAGTGCAGAAGTGTG GTGGTTCAGGACTCTGACGTCAGCGTCCCTCCTGAGGAGAAGAGCGCTCCGCCGGTCAGTAAG ATCCCCAGATATAAAGGAGGACAGAGTCAGACAGCAGCAAAG GACTCGGAGAGCGCGGCGTCTCTGGGCAAAGGAGACTTCCAGCCGCCGAGCTTCAGACACAACGAGGCGTCCGACCACAGGAAGAGGGAGCGTCCGGACCTGGACCTGGAGGTGGAGGACGACCCCGACGACGGGGACTCGTTCTTCGACGACCCGCTGCCCAAACCGCAGAAGACGTACGGCTG TCGCAGTTCACCTTTGGGAGAGAAAGACTCGTCTGAGCGGACAAACAGTCACAAAGA tctgtctgtcctggcTGCTGACTCAGAGGACGAGCCGGATGATCGTCTCTCTGAACACAGCCGGTCCTCTGAGCTCAG TTTTAAATTGAGGGTTAACGGAAACCCGCCTACATTCAGTGAACACTCGTCTTCACTCGGTGACGTGTGA